Genomic window (Sebaldella sp. S0638):
ATTTATGCTGACTTCTCCCGTGAAACCGTCCATAGGCTTTTCTAATACAAACGAAATACTCGTCTCAGCCTTCTGACCACCGGAATAAAACGTTGTAACCCCTATTGTTACCTTTATCTCTCCGTATTTAGGGACATTAATATTGTAATCGGCATCATATGTTACCCCGTCGATATAATTCCCGTCAGCATCTGTTCCCCAAAAAGTCACTCCGCCTTTTAACGGGCCTATGCTGGGAATTCCTCCGGGAAAATGAGGTGTAGCAAAAATCATAGTAAAACCAATCAAATAAAATAATACTGTTATAACCTTATTTCTCATTCACATTACCTCTTTTCTAAATTCATTTTTATCTTTAATTTTTTATAATTATGATATGCAATATCTAATTCAGCCTGTTTTCTTATTATCTTTTCTCAAAACTGAATCCTCCCACAGTATTAAAAGCAACATTCCCAAAGCTGTTATGTCTGCAAAGACCATCATCATCAAATAAACATAAACACTTTTAGAATCACGGTCTCTCTTACTGATAACAGGAATTATTTCTTTATTATCAATAAATAATCCAAAAGAATCCACATGACCTTTTGGAAAAATCCTTTTATCCTCATCATAATAAATTTTTACTTTCTTTCCTAACAGGTTTTCTGTAATATTTCCGTTCAAATAATAATATTCCGAACTATTTTCAAACATAACCTTAGTGTATCTTACACGTGCAAGACAATTATTTTTGCAGTTTACATATATAATATCATTACGATTCACAGAGTAATCCTCCTGATCAATAACTTTTCCTCCTGCAATTGTAAGTTTCCCGGGATTCATAAGTGCTATTTTTCCTTCTGTGTATCTTACCAGATTAAATGCCCAGGTAGTCCCCAATGTTAATAATAGTGCTGTGCCAATGATTCCAAACCATTTGCAAAACTTTTTTTTCATTATTTTCCTTTCAAAACCTGTTCTGCCTGTGAAAACCACAGAAAAATCCTAATTTATTAATCACTTTTATCTTATTTTACTATACTAAATTATATTTAACAATACAATTAAAAAATTTCTTTATTATAATTTTATATTTTACTTTATATAATTTTATTCTATGATATAATATCAGATAGTCATAATAATTTTTGGAGGTAACAATGAAGAAAAGAAATTCTAAAATAATTATTTATTTTTTAGCCGCGGTATTTATATTTCTAACAGCAAATTCAGCAACTGATATTTCTGACATCAACTGTTTGAATAAAAAAACAAAAAGCAGATTTGTAAAACCTGAACTGACTGTGGGACAGGCAGGAGAAATCGCACTGAAAAAATCCGGCGGGGGAGATATTACAAAGTGTGAAATTGACTACGATGACGGATATGTTATATATGAAATTGAAGTTTTGAACAGTAATATAAAATATGAATTTGAAATAGACGGTATAACAGGAGATATTCTGGAGTCAGAATCTAAAATAAAAAACAAACCCCGGTCTTCAAAAACACTTTTGCCCAGTATGCTAAATGCTGAAGAAGCAGAAACAATTGTTCTGAATCATGCCGGTTTTACAAAATCAAATGTAAGCTTTGTTAAATTCGGCAATTACGACAAACGCGGAAAAATGTTATATGATATTGAATTTCTAACTGATTCAAAAAAATATAGTTATGAAATAGACGCTGTTACCGGACAGATTATTTCATATCATGTTAAACAAAGATAATTTCTTATAAAAATAAGGCTGTATTTTCACAGCCTTATTTTACATATATTTAAAATACTTCCAACCAGTCTTTTGATTTTTCATGTTCTCCATTTATTACTTTTTCAAATTCTTCCTGTAAAAACTTACAGAATTTTCCCGGTTTTGCTTTTTCGGAATAGTTAGGAGTTCCTATTGGTCTTCCGTCCAAAGATTCTGCATAAACTACTTTCATGGCAGTCCCTGTCACCAGTAACTCATCAGCAGAAAAAATCATTGATCTGTCTATTCTTTCTCTCTCCACAGTGTATCCTGCATGCTCTAACAGCTCTACAACAGTTCTGATTGTTATTCCTTCCAGTGCTGCTGCTCCTGTGTCAGGTATCAGAAGTCTTCCTCTATATACTACCAGAACGTTCGCCACTGCGGCTTCTACCACATTCCCGTGATCATCCATCATAAGTGCTTCGTCATAACCGTTTCTAATGGCATCACTTGTTGCCAGAAATGAATTTATGTAAGCTCCTCCGGCTTTAGCCTTTGTCGGTATAGAAGCGTCATTATATTTTCTGTATGTAGAACTCATGAATCTGACTCCTCCGTCAAATTTCACATAATCATCCATACGCAGAAAATAAATTGCCAGATCAAATTCCAGCCCCGGCTTTTTTGGTGCTATCCTTGGAGTATCACAAAATATAAACGGTCTGATATAAAAATCTCCCGATACATTATTTTTCTTTATCAGTTCACCCATTATATTTTTAAATTCTTCATACT
Coding sequences:
- a CDS encoding PepSY domain-containing protein, which translates into the protein MKKRNSKIIIYFLAAVFIFLTANSATDISDINCLNKKTKSRFVKPELTVGQAGEIALKKSGGGDITKCEIDYDDGYVIYEIEVLNSNIKYEFEIDGITGDILESESKIKNKPRSSKTLLPSMLNAEEAETIVLNHAGFTKSNVSFVKFGNYDKRGKMLYDIEFLTDSKKYSYEIDAVTGQIISYHVKQR
- a CDS encoding aminotransferase class IV, whose translation is MAETADFMEYAYFRKNITEFAKAQISIAANSLQYGTLAFGGIRGYCRNGKTTIFRLREHHERLMNASKMLGFEYYIEYEEFKNIMGELIKKNNVSGDFYIRPFIFCDTPRIAPKKPGLEFDLAIYFLRMDDYVKFDGGVRFMSSTYRKYNDASIPTKAKAGGAYINSFLATSDAIRNGYDEALMMDDHGNVVEAAVANVLVVYRGRLLIPDTGAAALEGITIRTVVELLEHAGYTVERERIDRSMIFSADELLVTGTAMKVVYAESLDGRPIGTPNYSEKAKPGKFCKFLQEEFEKVINGEHEKSKDWLEVF